In Micromonospora sp. LH3U1, one genomic interval encodes:
- a CDS encoding immune inhibitor A domain-containing protein, which produces MGLLGLSLTATGLVYGPSASAAPQPKLPAAAPATAEPQALKDELPDKLEEKRRALRQQGLSDVLSGRSKPIERNGSTVVKVGEVGKTGAPGANARSAAGAQQSKDQYVELERERTDKIFVILAEFGDERHPSYPDKDTDPNIAGPATFEGPLHNKIPQPNRAVDNSTIWQPDFSPEHFRQVYFGTNPGDESLKQYYEAQSSGRYTVEGEVTDWVKVRYNEARYGRSDDPKADDDPTGDPAVCGDNVCSNTWALIRDAANQWVVDQKAKGRTDAQIATEMKSFDQWDRFDFDGDGDFNESDGYIDHFQIVHSGGDQADGDPQQGEDAIWSHRWSAFNSSPVGPPNFPIGGTQIGNTGVWIRDYTIQPENGGRSVFYHEYGHDLGLPDDYGPADNNNEHWTLMAQSRLGAKNDVGIGDRGGDLGAWNKLQLGWLDYEVIVAGDKRTLKLGPQEYNSKEAQAAVVVLPQKEYTFNYGAPFEGAKQYFSGNDDDLDSKMTRTFDLTGKSAAALSLKGKYSIEENYDFLYFEASTDGGQTWADLDGTVNGAPIGVDGAGRPALDGTSNGAWADINIPLTSLAGKVAQIRLHYVTDGGVSEGGFFGDAITVTADGQTVFSDGAETAAGWALENFQVVGATYTRLFDNYYIAGNRSYVSYDKYLKTGPYFFGYANTRPDWVDHYAYQEGLLISYWNTRWTDNNTVAHPGEGRNLYIDAHPRPIYNLTGAPWRARIQVYDAPFSLKKADSFTLHLNSQPQYIRGQDAAPLFDDTKKYFYEELPNHGVKLPATGVKIKVLEQDGTQMKIRIS; this is translated from the coding sequence GTGGGTCTGCTCGGGCTCTCGCTGACGGCGACGGGGCTGGTTTACGGCCCGTCCGCCTCGGCGGCGCCTCAGCCCAAACTGCCGGCAGCAGCACCTGCCACTGCCGAACCGCAGGCGCTGAAGGACGAACTCCCCGACAAGCTCGAGGAAAAGCGCCGCGCGCTGCGGCAGCAGGGTCTCAGCGACGTGCTGAGCGGTCGCAGCAAGCCGATCGAGCGCAACGGAAGCACGGTCGTCAAGGTCGGCGAGGTCGGCAAGACGGGCGCGCCAGGCGCCAACGCCCGCTCCGCCGCTGGCGCTCAGCAGAGCAAGGACCAGTACGTCGAGCTCGAGCGTGAGCGGACCGACAAGATCTTCGTGATCCTGGCCGAGTTCGGCGACGAGCGGCACCCGTCCTACCCGGACAAGGACACGGACCCGAACATCGCGGGCCCGGCCACCTTCGAGGGGCCGCTGCACAACAAGATCCCGCAGCCCAACCGGGCCGTGGACAACTCCACGATCTGGCAGCCGGACTTCAGCCCGGAGCACTTCCGCCAGGTCTACTTCGGCACCAACCCGGGCGACGAGTCGCTCAAGCAGTACTACGAGGCACAGTCCTCGGGTCGCTACACCGTCGAGGGTGAGGTGACCGACTGGGTCAAGGTTCGTTACAACGAGGCCCGCTACGGTCGCTCCGACGACCCGAAGGCCGACGACGACCCGACCGGCGACCCCGCTGTCTGCGGCGACAACGTCTGCTCGAACACCTGGGCTCTGATCCGCGACGCCGCGAACCAGTGGGTCGTCGACCAGAAGGCCAAGGGCCGGACGGACGCACAGATCGCCACGGAGATGAAGTCCTTCGACCAGTGGGACCGGTTCGACTTCGACGGTGACGGCGACTTCAACGAGTCGGACGGCTACATCGACCACTTCCAGATCGTCCACTCCGGCGGCGACCAGGCCGACGGTGACCCGCAGCAGGGTGAGGACGCCATCTGGAGCCACCGTTGGTCGGCCTTCAACAGCTCGCCCGTTGGCCCGCCGAACTTCCCGATCGGTGGCACCCAGATCGGCAACACTGGCGTCTGGATCCGCGACTACACGATCCAGCCGGAAAACGGCGGCCGCAGCGTCTTCTACCACGAGTACGGCCACGACCTGGGCCTGCCGGACGACTACGGACCGGCCGACAACAACAACGAGCACTGGACCCTGATGGCCCAGAGCCGGCTCGGTGCTAAGAACGACGTGGGCATCGGCGACCGTGGCGGCGACCTCGGCGCGTGGAACAAGCTCCAGCTCGGCTGGCTCGACTACGAGGTCATCGTTGCCGGGGACAAGCGCACGCTGAAGCTCGGCCCGCAGGAATACAACTCGAAGGAAGCACAGGCCGCCGTGGTCGTGCTTCCCCAGAAGGAATACACGTTCAACTACGGCGCGCCGTTCGAGGGCGCCAAGCAGTACTTCTCCGGTAACGACGACGACCTCGACAGCAAGATGACGAGGACGTTCGACCTCACCGGTAAGTCCGCGGCGGCACTGTCGCTCAAGGGCAAGTACAGCATCGAGGAGAACTACGACTTCCTCTACTTCGAGGCGTCGACGGACGGCGGTCAGACCTGGGCCGACCTGGACGGCACGGTCAACGGCGCGCCGATCGGCGTGGACGGCGCTGGCCGCCCGGCCCTCGACGGCACCAGCAACGGTGCATGGGCCGACATCAACATCCCGCTGACCTCGCTCGCCGGCAAGGTGGCGCAGATCCGTCTGCACTACGTCACCGACGGCGGTGTCTCCGAGGGTGGCTTCTTCGGTGACGCGATCACCGTGACCGCCGACGGTCAGACCGTGTTCAGCGACGGCGCCGAGACCGCCGCTGGCTGGGCACTGGAGAACTTCCAGGTGGTTGGGGCGACCTACACCCGGCTGTTCGACAACTACTACATCGCTGGCAACCGGTCGTACGTCTCGTACGACAAGTACCTGAAGACCGGCCCGTACTTCTTCGGCTACGCGAACACCCGCCCGGACTGGGTGGACCACTACGCGTACCAGGAGGGTCTGCTCATCTCGTACTGGAACACCCGCTGGACGGACAACAACACGGTCGCCCACCCGGGTGAGGGTCGGAACCTGTACATCGACGCGCACCCGCGCCCGATCTACAACCTGACCGGAGCTCCGTGGCGTGCCCGTATCCAGGTGTACGACGCACCGTTCAGCCTGAAGAAGGCCGACTCGTTCACCCTGCACCTCAACAGCCAGCCGCAGTACATCCGCGGTCAGGATGCTGCGCCGCTGTTCGACGACACCAAGAAGTACTTCTACGAGGAGCTGCCGAACCACGGCGTCAAGCTCCCCGCAACCGGTGTCAAGATCAAGGTTCTGGAGCAGGACGGCACCCAGATGAAGATCCGTATCTCCTAG
- a CDS encoding immune inhibitor A domain-containing protein, with protein MNRKSHPGSRRRLLVALPVIALAATSLTVTGSAAAQSSGTPRAVIGADEYYINYAEPEVQPDTTGREVKGKGGVYTPAAESAREFDQKHARGNPVTARQLAKDEAKSLKTGQNPRKFKKAPTTQTAKLLTLLVEFNDKANDDFTGVMVPKTVFEDRTCVPGTVQNGPKHNKIPNPATLPNEDNNSMWVPNFSPTHYNKMLYTKKGITERVRTDLKGPDGKKGIDLSGRTMHNMYLEMSKNAYTVDGQASPWITVPHSEGWYAANRCFQDETGAWVAGREQSMNGHPDNPAGAGRLATDAIDALVAKDPTFPWADYDIEDQADRDGDGNVYEPDGVIDHLVLVHAGQGKSRGGGAEGVYAVWAHSSTVAGGYTIPGTNLKASNYIVQPEDAGVGVFAHEFGHDLGLPDLYDTSGNADSDIDFWDLMASGSHSGEIFQALPTHMGIWDKWVLGWADPLTIRPGSNPREVKLGQTSRTPIDSEDGIKVDLPDKVTTLATPHSGTKMWHSNNDQEWADVKLSRSVDVPAAADSKFWMWNNYIIEADWDYGFVELSTDGGTSWTEQKVYNEAGTVVTTPDGYPDPNGRMNDFGGKKYGLTGSTNGWRHDYVDLSAYAGTTVQVRLRLATDEAFEERNWFADDFSVTGGGTTTWSDDVEGGANGWTATGGTFVDTTGAGWKVSSGTEIHAQYYLAEWRNFDGFDKGLKYAYDTIYSHEAWKVDRISYNAPGMLVWYRDTALGDVNHVTGQMTALPSYGAKGGLLIVDSHFDPYRRTGTAAEKDPSVTDNLPSRPQSSNAAFTLQRTYPFTECLEAADEPYSAYCTKFKGLPPVKSFTDAKGWYPGIEMRDGAAYARDNDASVVLPSRNNAPYTTRVTHPDGSPAPEFYGVTLGGGAIVLGTGNPGDQGVNYGVSLTVKKAAGDNSSATIYVTPAKK; from the coding sequence ATGAACAGAAAATCCCATCCGGGGTCGCGCCGACGACTACTCGTCGCGTTGCCCGTCATCGCCCTCGCGGCCACGTCACTGACCGTGACTGGCAGCGCGGCCGCTCAGTCGTCCGGCACCCCCCGGGCGGTGATCGGGGCCGACGAGTACTACATCAACTACGCCGAGCCCGAGGTGCAGCCGGACACCACCGGCCGTGAGGTCAAGGGCAAGGGCGGCGTCTACACCCCGGCCGCGGAGTCCGCGCGCGAGTTCGACCAGAAGCACGCCCGGGGCAACCCGGTGACCGCGCGGCAGCTGGCCAAGGACGAGGCCAAGTCGCTGAAGACGGGCCAGAACCCCCGGAAGTTCAAGAAGGCGCCGACCACGCAGACGGCGAAGCTGCTCACGCTGCTGGTCGAGTTCAACGACAAGGCGAACGACGACTTCACCGGCGTGATGGTCCCCAAGACGGTCTTCGAGGACCGGACCTGTGTCCCCGGCACCGTCCAGAACGGCCCGAAGCACAACAAGATCCCGAACCCGGCGACCCTGCCCAACGAGGACAACAACTCGATGTGGGTGCCGAACTTCTCGCCGACGCACTACAACAAGATGCTCTACACCAAGAAGGGCATCACCGAGCGGGTCCGCACGGACCTGAAGGGCCCGGACGGCAAGAAGGGCATCGACCTGTCCGGCCGCACCATGCACAACATGTACCTGGAGATGTCCAAGAACGCGTACACGGTGGACGGGCAGGCCAGCCCATGGATCACCGTGCCGCACTCGGAGGGCTGGTACGCCGCCAACCGCTGCTTCCAGGACGAGACGGGCGCCTGGGTCGCCGGCCGTGAGCAGTCGATGAACGGCCACCCGGACAACCCGGCCGGCGCGGGCCGACTGGCGACCGACGCGATCGACGCGCTCGTCGCAAAGGACCCGACCTTCCCCTGGGCCGACTACGACATCGAGGACCAGGCCGACCGGGACGGTGACGGCAACGTCTACGAGCCGGACGGCGTGATCGACCACCTCGTGCTGGTGCACGCCGGTCAGGGCAAGTCCCGCGGTGGCGGCGCCGAGGGTGTGTACGCCGTCTGGGCGCACTCCTCCACGGTCGCCGGTGGCTACACCATCCCCGGCACCAACCTCAAGGCGTCGAACTACATCGTGCAGCCGGAGGACGCCGGTGTCGGCGTCTTCGCCCACGAGTTCGGCCACGACCTGGGCCTGCCGGACCTCTACGACACGTCCGGCAACGCCGACTCCGACATCGACTTCTGGGACCTGATGGCCTCGGGCTCACACTCGGGTGAGATCTTCCAGGCGCTGCCGACGCACATGGGCATCTGGGACAAGTGGGTGCTCGGCTGGGCCGACCCGCTGACGATCCGCCCCGGGTCGAACCCCCGCGAGGTGAAGCTCGGCCAGACGTCGCGTACCCCGATCGACTCCGAGGACGGCATCAAGGTCGACCTGCCGGACAAGGTGACGACGCTGGCCACCCCGCACAGCGGCACGAAGATGTGGCACAGCAACAATGACCAGGAGTGGGCCGACGTCAAGCTGAGCCGCTCGGTCGACGTGCCGGCGGCAGCGGACTCGAAGTTCTGGATGTGGAACAACTACATCATCGAGGCGGACTGGGACTACGGCTTCGTCGAGCTCTCGACCGACGGCGGCACGTCCTGGACCGAGCAGAAGGTGTACAACGAGGCCGGCACCGTGGTCACCACGCCGGACGGCTACCCGGACCCGAACGGCCGGATGAACGACTTCGGCGGCAAGAAGTACGGCCTGACCGGCAGCACCAACGGCTGGCGTCACGACTACGTCGACCTGTCGGCGTACGCCGGGACGACCGTGCAGGTGCGGCTGCGTCTCGCCACCGACGAGGCGTTCGAGGAGCGCAACTGGTTCGCCGACGACTTCTCGGTCACCGGCGGCGGCACCACCACCTGGAGTGACGACGTCGAGGGCGGCGCCAACGGCTGGACCGCCACCGGCGGCACCTTCGTCGACACCACCGGCGCGGGCTGGAAGGTCTCCAGCGGCACCGAGATCCACGCCCAGTACTACCTGGCGGAGTGGCGCAACTTCGACGGCTTCGACAAGGGCCTGAAGTACGCCTACGACACGATCTACTCGCACGAGGCGTGGAAGGTCGACCGGATCTCCTACAACGCGCCCGGCATGCTGGTCTGGTACCGGGACACCGCCCTCGGCGACGTCAACCACGTCACCGGGCAGATGACCGCCCTGCCCAGCTACGGCGCGAAGGGCGGGTTGCTCATCGTCGACTCGCACTTCGACCCGTACCGCCGCACGGGCACGGCGGCCGAGAAGGACCCGTCAGTGACGGACAACCTGCCCAGCCGCCCGCAGTCGTCGAACGCGGCCTTCACGTTGCAGCGGACGTACCCCTTCACGGAGTGCCTGGAGGCCGCGGACGAGCCGTACAGCGCGTACTGCACCAAGTTCAAGGGGCTACCGCCGGTCAAGTCGTTCACCGACGCGAAGGGCTGGTACCCGGGCATCGAGATGCGCGATGGTGCTGCGTACGCCCGGGACAACGACGCGTCGGTGGTCCTGCCGTCGCGCAACAACGCGCCGTACACCACCCGGGTCACCCACCCGGACGGCAGCCCGGCGCCGGAGTTCTACGGCGTCACCCTGGGCGGCGGCGCGATCGTGCTGGGCACCGGTAACCCCGGCGACCAGGGCGTGAACTACGGCGTCTCGCTCACCGTCAAGAAGGCGGCAGGGGACAACTCGTCGGCCACGATCTACGTGACCCCGGCGAAGAAGTGA
- a CDS encoding SseB family protein gives MTDPDATRPLRQPAGDLGASRGVRAPASGEEITQPLPPRWPDPVAEEPTRAFRMTGEPPLTRASERPSPSADETQAIPRDRPSRFGPVDGLSASVAEPVSGPPAPRRGFTPIVIEGTIIESRDLTDPVESSGPVDATRRPAPAEAAPPPFGSVPPGPGLFGPSSFSPSPPGPASFSPSPPGPSSFSPSQSGPGPYAPRPTAPAQADLAGAEVGSVRTDDRPGVPASGDRADLGGSSVGVTGSDRVGSDESTITDGDGQRPPADEPAPVEFEPANTVEEDLLGAAGVGSTDTFLSTLLLARVLLPAAPESVRGSRPGDPGFVWRTGQLDGETYVVVYTSPERLADHTEGDVDTVRVKFAQLIRRWPEEDWSFAVNPGTPVGAKLPGEQIVALANWAAEVGLGDDLEVDPEEAPAVAEPTARPRYAPAAVDPTRPTVMQKAIAPSQLAYYLDRGYDRVSGFVHRAGELAHLTTPAQVHDALGLSYPGSPFTREAEEIYVLRWPAHRPSLYRIPYGGQNEPAMRAMEGWVIERPPFRGNGFAPGESSDVVAEFKVDSARLPHGTQLWRIGADGTERVVAELDTDTVVWRRVGEA, from the coding sequence ATGACGGATCCGGACGCCACCCGGCCGCTGCGGCAGCCGGCGGGCGACCTCGGCGCGTCCCGAGGGGTACGCGCACCGGCATCCGGCGAGGAGATCACCCAGCCCCTGCCTCCGCGCTGGCCCGATCCGGTGGCCGAGGAGCCCACCCGCGCGTTCCGGATGACCGGTGAGCCTCCGCTGACCAGGGCGTCGGAGCGGCCCAGCCCTTCGGCGGACGAGACCCAGGCGATCCCGCGTGACCGGCCGAGCCGGTTCGGGCCGGTGGACGGGTTGTCGGCGTCCGTCGCAGAACCGGTCTCCGGCCCGCCCGCGCCGCGCCGCGGCTTCACGCCCATCGTCATCGAGGGCACCATCATCGAGTCCCGCGACCTCACCGACCCGGTCGAGAGCAGCGGCCCGGTCGATGCGACCCGCCGGCCCGCCCCCGCCGAGGCCGCCCCGCCGCCGTTCGGCTCGGTGCCCCCCGGTCCGGGCCTGTTCGGTCCGTCGTCGTTCAGCCCCAGCCCTCCCGGTCCCGCGTCGTTCAGTCCCAGCCCTCCCGGTCCGTCGTCGTTCAGTCCCAGCCAGTCCGGTCCGGGCCCGTACGCCCCACGCCCCACGGCTCCGGCGCAGGCCGACCTTGCTGGCGCCGAGGTGGGCAGTGTGCGCACCGATGACCGCCCCGGCGTCCCGGCCAGCGGCGATCGCGCCGACCTCGGCGGTTCGTCGGTCGGCGTGACCGGCTCGGATCGGGTCGGCAGCGACGAGAGCACGATCACGGACGGCGACGGGCAGCGCCCGCCGGCCGACGAACCGGCGCCGGTCGAGTTCGAGCCGGCCAACACGGTCGAGGAGGACCTGCTCGGCGCCGCCGGTGTCGGCAGCACGGACACGTTCCTGTCCACCCTGCTGCTGGCCCGGGTGCTGCTGCCGGCGGCACCCGAGTCGGTGCGGGGGAGCCGCCCCGGGGATCCGGGCTTCGTCTGGCGTACCGGGCAGCTCGACGGCGAGACGTACGTGGTGGTCTACACCTCGCCCGAGCGCCTCGCCGACCACACCGAGGGTGACGTCGACACGGTCCGGGTGAAGTTCGCCCAACTGATCCGGCGCTGGCCCGAGGAGGACTGGTCGTTCGCCGTCAACCCGGGCACCCCGGTCGGTGCGAAGTTGCCCGGAGAGCAGATCGTCGCGTTGGCCAACTGGGCCGCCGAGGTGGGGCTCGGTGACGACCTGGAGGTGGACCCGGAGGAAGCGCCGGCCGTGGCCGAGCCCACCGCCCGCCCCCGGTACGCCCCGGCGGCGGTCGACCCGACCCGACCGACGGTCATGCAGAAGGCGATCGCGCCCAGTCAGCTCGCGTACTACCTGGATCGGGGGTATGACCGGGTCTCCGGCTTCGTGCACCGGGCCGGTGAGCTGGCCCACCTGACCACGCCGGCTCAGGTGCACGACGCGCTCGGCCTCAGCTACCCCGGGTCGCCGTTCACCCGGGAAGCCGAGGAGATCTACGTGCTGCGGTGGCCGGCGCACCGGCCGAGCCTCTACCGGATCCCGTACGGCGGTCAGAACGAGCCGGCGATGCGCGCCATGGAGGGCTGGGTCATCGAGCGTCCACCGTTCCGGGGCAACGGGTTCGCCCCGGGCGAGAGCAGCGACGTGGTGGCGGAGTTCAAGGTGGACAGCGCGCGCCTCCCGCACGGCACACAGCTGTGGCGGATCGGCGCGGACGGCACCGAGCGGGTGGTCGCGGAGCTCGACACCGACACGGTGGTCTGGCGACGGGTCGGTGAGGCGTGA
- a CDS encoding alpha/beta fold hydrolase, with product MTDQRGEVVDESCVLTEGPWTHRFVGANGTQFHVVEAGTGPMVLFLHGFPEHWWAWHQMLPAVADAGFRAVAVDLRGYGASDKPPRGYDGYTLAADIAGLIRALGERSATIVGSGIGGMVGWTVASFHPSLVRRLVVLGAPHPLRLRTATFADPRGQFAASTLALKFQLPRYEHVLTRDGAAAVAEILHRWGGPRWVAGSGFEAYAARCREAMCIPQAAFCAMEGYRWAFRSLLRLHGYRFVRLMQKPLITPTLQLHGALDVASLPRTALGSGRYVVAPYEWRLLDGVGHFPHLEAPELVLGEILRWAKT from the coding sequence ATGACCGACCAGCGCGGCGAAGTCGTCGATGAGTCCTGTGTCCTCACCGAGGGGCCGTGGACGCACCGCTTCGTCGGCGCCAATGGCACCCAATTCCATGTGGTCGAGGCCGGCACCGGGCCGATGGTGCTCTTCCTGCACGGCTTCCCCGAGCACTGGTGGGCATGGCACCAGATGCTGCCGGCGGTCGCCGACGCCGGCTTCCGGGCGGTCGCCGTCGACCTGCGCGGCTACGGCGCCAGCGACAAACCACCCCGGGGGTACGACGGGTACACCCTCGCCGCCGACATCGCCGGGTTGATCCGCGCACTCGGCGAGCGGTCGGCGACGATCGTCGGCAGCGGCATCGGTGGCATGGTGGGCTGGACGGTGGCCTCGTTCCACCCGTCCCTGGTCCGCCGGCTCGTGGTGCTGGGGGCGCCGCACCCGCTGCGGCTGCGCACCGCCACCTTCGCCGATCCGCGCGGGCAGTTCGCCGCCTCCACCCTGGCGCTGAAGTTCCAGCTACCCCGCTACGAGCACGTGCTGACCCGGGACGGCGCGGCGGCTGTCGCGGAGATCCTGCACCGCTGGGGCGGGCCGCGCTGGGTGGCCGGGTCGGGCTTCGAGGCGTACGCCGCGCGGTGCCGAGAGGCGATGTGCATCCCGCAGGCAGCGTTCTGCGCCATGGAGGGTTACCGCTGGGCGTTCCGCTCGCTGCTACGGCTGCACGGCTACCGGTTCGTCCGCCTGATGCAGAAGCCGCTGATCACTCCGACCCTGCAACTGCACGGCGCTCTGGACGTCGCCTCCCTGCCCCGGACCGCCCTGGGCTCCGGCCGCTACGTCGTCGCCCCGTACGAGTGGCGACTGCTCGACGGGGTCGGGCACTTTCCGCACCTGGAGGCACCAGAACTGGTGCTCGGCGAAATCCTGCGCTGGGCCAAGACCTGA